A genomic window from Ilyobacter polytropus DSM 2926 includes:
- the cas1 gene encoding type II CRISPR-associated endonuclease Cas1: MGWRNIFITSSTKISTRDSGLLITKEGGEVNIPLEDISSIILDNNSVTITSRVLEEIASRDIVLLTSDEKHLPNGIFQGYGRHSRQLAVAKAQINMSVPRKKRLWQEIVTKKLENQGRVLELMRCEGSKYLYDLSKRVKSGDDGNLEALGAKYYFQKLFGDDFTRRDHDIKNFALNYGYAVIRGRIARSLTSYGYICSLGIQHKNEYNAFNLADDIIEPYRSVVDLWVANNIDKLSDELTTDNKVSLVEILNADVKLTGKKYSVNISIDEVIKRYTKCIRGKGGNLILPSIIPIQEHRYV, from the coding sequence ATGGGATGGAGAAACATCTTTATAACGAGCTCTACTAAAATTTCTACTAGGGACAGCGGACTGCTGATCACAAAAGAGGGAGGTGAAGTAAATATCCCTTTGGAAGATATATCCAGTATAATACTGGATAATAATTCCGTTACAATAACATCTAGGGTTTTAGAAGAAATAGCTAGCAGAGATATAGTTTTACTGACAAGCGATGAAAAACACTTGCCAAACGGTATATTTCAGGGTTACGGAAGACACTCGAGACAACTTGCCGTGGCAAAAGCACAGATCAACATGAGTGTACCCAGAAAAAAAAGACTGTGGCAGGAGATTGTAACTAAAAAATTGGAAAATCAGGGTAGAGTATTAGAATTGATGAGGTGTGAAGGAAGTAAGTATTTATACGACCTTTCAAAACGTGTAAAATCTGGTGATGACGGAAACCTTGAAGCCTTGGGGGCTAAATATTATTTTCAGAAATTATTCGGAGATGATTTTACAAGAAGGGATCACGATATAAAAAATTTTGCGCTGAATTATGGTTATGCAGTAATAAGGGGGAGAATTGCGAGGAGCCTTACAAGTTATGGGTATATATGTTCTCTGGGGATACAGCATAAAAATGAATATAATGCATTTAATCTGGCAGATGATATAATAGAGCCCTACAGGTCAGTTGTAGACCTTTGGGTTGCAAATAATATAGATAAACTTTCTGATGAACTGACTACTGATAATAAAGTGTCTCTTGTAGAAATATTAAATGCAGATGTTAAGCTGACAGGTAAGAAATATTCTGTAAATATCTCTATAGATGAGGTGATAAAGAGATATACAAAATGTATAAGGGGAAAGGGTGGAAATTTAATCTTGCCCTCAATAATACCAATACAAGAGCATCGGTATGTATAA
- a CDS encoding DMT family transporter, producing the protein MNSKYIGYTMAFITIFVWGTTYAITKNLLNYFTPFEVLFLRFLIAYLFLLIVKPTFNFKFNFKFNFQEEKLFLLLGLTGGMLYFLVENMALKYTSASNVGLIVSSIPIFSSIIAHFTTEDEKFDKNLILGFALAITGIFLILYNGNKVLKINPIGDILAVVCSIIWAIYSNLLRKVDKSYSGLLVVRKTFFYGLMFMLPGLYLLKVKIHFEYLFNKDVSFSIFYLALVASSICFIMWSRSINIIGIIKTTNFIYLIPLVAMISSVVILDEKITPLMITGGLLILSGVLINDKKISFEKLFKPKTTTL; encoded by the coding sequence ATGAATAGTAAATATATAGGATACACAATGGCATTTATAACGATATTTGTATGGGGTACAACTTATGCAATCACCAAAAATTTGTTAAATTATTTTACACCGTTCGAAGTGCTTTTTCTGAGATTTTTGATAGCTTATTTATTTTTGTTGATTGTAAAGCCAACATTTAATTTTAAATTTAATTTTAAATTTAATTTTCAGGAAGAGAAGTTGTTTTTGTTATTAGGACTTACAGGAGGAATGCTTTACTTTCTAGTGGAAAATATGGCACTAAAATATACTTCGGCTTCTAATGTGGGGCTTATAGTATCCTCTATACCGATATTCTCATCGATAATAGCTCATTTTACCACTGAGGACGAAAAGTTTGATAAAAACCTTATTTTGGGCTTTGCCCTGGCCATAACAGGGATATTCCTAATACTTTATAATGGAAACAAAGTTTTGAAAATTAATCCTATAGGGGATATTTTGGCCGTAGTATGCTCCATTATTTGGGCTATCTACTCCAACCTTCTGAGAAAGGTGGATAAAAGCTACTCAGGACTATTAGTTGTCAGAAAGACATTTTTTTACGGCCTTATGTTTATGTTACCTGGACTTTACTTACTCAAGGTAAAAATACATTTTGAGTATTTGTTTAATAAAGATGTTTCGTTTAGCATATTTTATCTTGCTTTAGTGGCTTCTTCCATCTGCTTTATAATGTGGAGCAGGTCAATAAACATAATAGGGATAATAAAGACAACGAACTTTATCTATTTGATACCGCTTGTGGCTATGATATCTTCTGTGGTTATTTTAGATGAGAAAATTACTCCGCTCATGATTACAGGAGGTCTTCTTATCCTTTCTGGTGTCCTTATTAATGACAAGAAAATATCCTTTGAAAAATTATTTAAGCCAAAAACGACTACCCTATAA
- the ygiD gene encoding 4,5-DOPA dioxygenase extradiol, producing MNRKQPVLFIGHGNPMNAISYNNFTKSLKKISETIEKPDAIVVISAHWQTKGTSITLSDDPKQIYDFYGFPRELYNVIYQPKGNEKLSNYIIETLNAEGAIVTGVDYWGLDHGSWGILIHIFPDGDIPVLQLSLDVDLDVDSHYQLGKKLSFLRDMGVLVIGSGNIVHNLKNIGKETLSEPYSWAVEFDRYIADSVSSDKHNNLIDYKNAGECAELSLPTDEHYLPLIYVAAMQTPGEKTEFFYDEIHHSSLSMRCLKIG from the coding sequence ATGAATAGAAAACAACCTGTTTTATTTATAGGTCACGGCAATCCCATGAATGCCATTTCATACAATAACTTCACAAAATCACTGAAGAAAATATCTGAAACTATAGAAAAACCTGACGCCATTGTCGTAATATCCGCACACTGGCAGACAAAGGGAACAAGTATAACTTTATCTGATGATCCCAAGCAAATATATGACTTTTACGGTTTTCCAAGGGAACTTTATAATGTTATATATCAGCCTAAAGGAAATGAGAAACTGTCAAACTATATAATAGAGACTTTAAATGCAGAAGGCGCCATAGTAACTGGAGTAGATTACTGGGGCCTAGATCATGGTTCGTGGGGAATTCTGATTCATATCTTCCCAGATGGAGATATTCCTGTACTGCAGTTGAGTTTGGATGTAGATTTAGACGTAGATTCTCATTATCAGCTTGGTAAAAAACTTTCTTTTCTGAGAGACATGGGAGTGTTGGTAATAGGAAGCGGCAATATCGTACATAATCTAAAGAATATAGGGAAGGAAACTTTATCAGAACCGTATTCCTGGGCTGTGGAATTTGACAGATATATAGCAGACTCTGTAAGTAGTGATAAACATAATAATCTTATTGATTATAAAAATGCAGGAGAATGTGCAGAACTTTCCCTTCCTACAGATGAACACTATCTTCCTTTGATTTATGTTGCAGCTATGCAGACACCGGGAGAAAAAACTGAGTTTTTCTATGATGAAATACACCACTCATCTCTTTCTATGAGGTGTCTGAAAATAGGATAG
- a CDS encoding tartrate dehydrogenase produces the protein MKKYKIAVIPGDGIGVEVMKEGVKVLETLSKLTGEVAFDFTWFDWGCEYYLENGKMMDDDGLEKLKNFDAILLGAVGFPGVPDHVSLRDLLLKIRQGFDQYINYRPVKLLSELDCPIKGKKPGDIDMIFIRENTEGEYAGIGGIEREGKEEEIALQTSVFTRKTTEKVMDYAFDLAKKRNKLNHLTSITKSNALNHSMVFWDKIFKEKKANYPEIKTAEYHVDAAAMYMIQRPESFDVVVASNLFGDILTDLGAALQGGLGFAAGANINPDGKYPSMFEPVHGSAPEIAGKGLANPIAMIWTIKIMLDFLGHESLADTVMKGIEGSLEMREKLTPDMGGKGSTSQVGEIICDIMSKKLN, from the coding sequence ATGAAAAAATACAAAATCGCTGTAATTCCAGGAGATGGTATCGGAGTAGAAGTAATGAAAGAGGGAGTAAAAGTCCTAGAGACCTTGTCAAAACTCACAGGAGAAGTTGCCTTTGATTTCACATGGTTTGACTGGGGATGTGAATACTATCTAGAAAATGGTAAAATGATGGACGATGACGGCCTCGAAAAACTTAAAAACTTTGATGCCATATTATTAGGGGCAGTTGGATTCCCAGGAGTTCCAGACCACGTTTCTCTAAGGGATCTGCTTTTAAAAATAAGACAGGGATTCGACCAATATATCAACTACAGACCTGTAAAACTTCTTTCGGAATTGGATTGTCCAATAAAAGGAAAAAAACCTGGGGACATAGACATGATCTTTATAAGAGAAAATACTGAAGGGGAGTATGCAGGTATCGGGGGAATAGAAAGAGAAGGCAAAGAAGAAGAAATAGCTCTTCAGACAAGTGTCTTTACCCGTAAAACTACAGAAAAGGTAATGGACTACGCCTTTGACCTTGCTAAAAAGAGAAACAAGCTAAACCACCTTACAAGTATAACAAAATCCAACGCCCTAAACCACAGCATGGTTTTCTGGGACAAGATTTTCAAAGAAAAGAAAGCTAACTATCCAGAGATAAAAACAGCAGAATACCATGTAGATGCCGCTGCCATGTATATGATACAAAGACCTGAATCTTTTGATGTTGTTGTAGCCTCAAACTTATTTGGAGATATCCTTACTGACCTAGGAGCTGCCTTACAGGGTGGTCTTGGATTTGCAGCAGGAGCCAACATCAATCCTGATGGAAAGTATCCTTCTATGTTTGAACCAGTACACGGTTCTGCCCCTGAGATTGCTGGAAAAGGCCTAGCCAATCCTATAGCAATGATATGGACAATAAAAATTATGCTAGATTTCCTAGGACACGAGTCACTTGCAGATACTGTGATGAAGGGTATAGAGGGATCTCTAGAGATGAGAGAGAAGCTTACTCCCGATATGGGTGGTAAAGGTTCTACTAGTCAGGTAGGAGAGATCATCTGCGATATCATGAGTAAAAAACTTAATTAG
- a CDS encoding PucR family transcriptional regulator translates to MAMTLRELYESTNKRDIKLIAGKNGLDNVVRWAHMIEGKEISTYLEGQELSFVTGIALGKDESLFELVKHTYYNQASGMVINIGPYIEGISEEILQFCDENDFPLFQIPWHIYMANFIKDFCYQITISDRINIELLSAIKNAIFFPDQENLYKPQLEIHNFSANWPYCIAIIEILENSTGEIIGDEKRAKLLKNIENILIYSYKRTFIFELKGRFVLVFAEYSEDEIRNIVHEIKRKCREILKKKNKMYFCIGETSKNIDDISKSYHQAISILKLQKKRENSDEITAYSELGLYKLLLSMENKEAMSNYYQETLEPLAEYDKINGTDYMIVLDTYLKNNCSVKEVAAQLFYHRNSINYKLSKIQEILSCDLSQLNTRLVYSIALMLREII, encoded by the coding sequence ATGGCTATGACATTAAGAGAATTATATGAATCTACCAATAAAAGAGATATAAAATTAATCGCTGGTAAAAACGGTTTAGACAATGTGGTAAGATGGGCACATATGATTGAGGGCAAAGAGATATCAACTTACTTGGAAGGACAAGAACTTTCTTTTGTTACTGGTATCGCTTTGGGCAAGGACGAAAGTTTATTTGAACTAGTTAAGCATACTTATTATAATCAAGCTAGTGGTATGGTTATAAATATAGGACCTTATATCGAAGGTATCTCAGAAGAAATTTTACAGTTTTGTGACGAGAACGACTTTCCTCTCTTCCAAATTCCATGGCATATTTACATGGCTAATTTCATAAAAGATTTTTGTTATCAGATTACAATATCAGACAGGATTAATATAGAGTTACTGTCTGCAATTAAAAATGCTATATTTTTCCCTGATCAAGAAAATTTATATAAACCTCAATTGGAAATACACAATTTTAGTGCCAACTGGCCATACTGTATTGCAATTATAGAGATCTTGGAAAACTCTACCGGTGAAATAATTGGTGATGAAAAGAGAGCTAAGTTATTAAAAAATATAGAAAATATCCTTATCTACTCTTATAAGAGAACCTTTATATTTGAATTAAAAGGCAGATTTGTTTTGGTATTTGCTGAATATAGTGAAGATGAGATAAGAAATATTGTTCACGAAATAAAAAGAAAGTGCAGGGAAATTTTAAAGAAGAAAAATAAAATGTATTTTTGTATCGGAGAAACTTCTAAAAATATTGACGATATTTCAAAAAGCTACCACCAGGCAATAAGTATATTAAAACTGCAAAAGAAAAGAGAAAATAGTGATGAAATTACTGCCTATAGTGAACTAGGCCTATATAAATTACTTTTATCTATGGAAAACAAAGAGGCTATGAGTAATTACTACCAAGAAACCTTAGAACCTTTAGCCGAATATGATAAAATTAATGGAACAGACTATATGATAGTATTAGATACTTATTTAAAAAATAATTGCAGCGTTAAAGAGGTCGCTGCACAACTCTTCTATCATAGAAATTCAATTAATTATAAATTATCAAAAATACAGGAGATCCTATCTTGTGATCTGTCTCAGCTTAACACAAGACTTGTTTATAGTATAGCCTTGATGCTTCGAGAAATTATATAA
- the cas2 gene encoding CRISPR-associated endonuclease Cas2 translates to MRIIVFFDLPTAKKRDRKNYAIFRRFLLNDGYHMLQFSVYSRICNGYDSVKKHIKKLNNNLPPNGSIRVLTLTEKQYVGMELLVSKERSPEEKIGTSKTIII, encoded by the coding sequence ATGAGGATAATAGTGTTTTTCGACTTACCTACGGCTAAAAAAAGAGACAGAAAAAACTATGCTATATTCAGAAGGTTTTTGCTAAATGATGGTTATCATATGCTTCAGTTTTCCGTTTATTCCAGAATCTGCAACGGGTACGACAGCGTTAAAAAGCATATTAAAAAATTAAATAATAATTTACCCCCAAATGGTTCTATAAGGGTACTTACACTCACAGAAAAGCAATATGTGGGGATGGAGTTGCTGGTATCAAAAGAGAGGTCCCCGGAAGAAAAAATAGGTACTAGTAAAACTATAATAATATAA
- a CDS encoding elongation factor P maturation arginine rhamnosyltransferase EarP: MLKSIDIFCDIIDNFGDIGFVYRLAKEIKRKEKDARVRVFFNDAETFSKINKNIIVGEKIQIIEDITYYDMTIMSSEDYKKAGNSEVAIEAYGCDIPEVYLENSSEELKIVINIEYLTAEEWAKEYHLQSSYINVKGVKKYFYMPGFENWSGGLIIDNQVPVIDRVEFFNKVISSHSEKFFPVNSDLVVDKDTFVGTIFSYEYNFQNFLDTLENFDKKIILLIFGDMSKNGFLITKNIKALKNTKIIFMDYVEQNLYDEILNNSDFNFVRGEESFSRAIVSRVPFLWHAYCQEEKEHLNKVKGFLSFLKDKTPVDFYEKYSKITYNYNCRTENHYNLEEEDFSDFFENFEKEKKAFEYISDYVKKNGNLADKLLCFLKEKLSENDF, from the coding sequence ATGTTAAAAAGTATAGATATATTCTGTGATATAATAGATAATTTCGGTGATATAGGCTTTGTCTACAGGCTGGCAAAGGAGATAAAAAGAAAAGAGAAAGATGCCAGGGTGAGGGTTTTTTTTAATGATGCAGAGACTTTTTCAAAAATAAATAAAAACATCATTGTAGGGGAAAAAATCCAGATAATAGAAGATATAACATATTATGATATGACAATAATGAGTTCAGAGGACTACAAAAAGGCTGGGAACTCAGAGGTGGCTATAGAGGCCTATGGATGTGACATACCAGAAGTTTATCTTGAAAATTCTTCTGAAGAATTAAAGATAGTCATAAATATTGAATATCTAACAGCAGAAGAGTGGGCAAAAGAGTACCATCTTCAAAGCTCTTATATCAATGTAAAAGGTGTAAAAAAATATTTTTATATGCCTGGATTTGAAAATTGGAGTGGCGGCTTAATTATAGATAATCAGGTTCCTGTCATAGATAGAGTCGAGTTTTTTAATAAGGTGATATCTAGTCATTCAGAAAAATTTTTTCCAGTCAATTCTGATTTGGTGGTAGATAAGGATACGTTCGTAGGGACTATTTTCTCATATGAATACAATTTTCAAAACTTTCTAGATACCCTTGAAAATTTTGACAAAAAAATAATTCTTTTGATATTTGGAGATATGAGTAAAAATGGTTTTTTAATCACAAAAAATATTAAAGCTCTTAAAAATACAAAAATAATATTTATGGATTATGTAGAACAAAACCTTTATGATGAAATTTTGAATAACTCAGATTTCAACTTTGTCAGAGGTGAGGAGAGTTTCTCTAGAGCAATAGTTTCACGAGTCCCATTTCTATGGCATGCCTACTGTCAGGAAGAAAAAGAGCATTTAAATAAGGTAAAAGGTTTTTTATCATTTTTAAAGGATAAAACCCCGGTAGATTTTTATGAAAAGTATTCAAAGATAACCTATAACTATAACTGCAGAACCGAAAATCATTATAATCTTGAAGAAGAAGATTTTTCTGATTTTTTTGAAAATTTTGAAAAAGAGAAAAAAGCCTTTGAATACATATCAGATTATGTCAAAAAAAACGGAAACTTAGCAGATAAACTTCTTTGTTTTTTGAAGGAAAAGCTTTCTGAAAATGATTTTTAA
- a CDS encoding AEC family transporter, which translates to MERIINSVTLIMFLMGTGCFFARKNILGEHSNKLFSYLVLNLCLPCLIILGLTSRFTREGLMQSTEWLGLSFVILLALILAAKIFSFSSFIKRKELFQLSFVFANTVFIGLPVNIALFGDESIPYIFLYYFANTCFFWTYGVYCVRGGGSIKDGFKKLMTPATISFFVGIIMILLDLKVPPFLATYMKYLGGMTTPLAMLYLGTAIYSLGIKSLKPDFEGLLDLISKFIIAPIIALVLIKIADGFLTLPVLLKKVYFIQTTMPIMTNVAILSGYYNKNPEDASKVVGLSTILVVVTIPVYAFLAEILF; encoded by the coding sequence TTGGAGAGAATAATAAACAGTGTTACCTTGATAATGTTTCTCATGGGAACAGGTTGTTTTTTTGCTAGAAAAAATATTTTAGGAGAGCACAGCAATAAACTTTTTTCCTATTTAGTGCTGAATCTATGCCTGCCTTGCCTTATAATTTTAGGGCTTACAAGCCGTTTTACAAGAGAGGGATTGATGCAATCCACAGAGTGGCTCGGACTTTCTTTTGTAATACTATTAGCACTTATATTGGCAGCCAAGATCTTTAGTTTCAGCTCTTTCATAAAAAGAAAGGAACTTTTCCAACTTTCCTTTGTCTTTGCCAATACGGTATTTATAGGTCTACCGGTGAATATAGCCTTATTTGGAGACGAAAGCATACCTTATATATTCCTATACTATTTTGCCAACACTTGTTTCTTTTGGACCTATGGTGTCTATTGTGTCCGTGGAGGAGGAAGCATAAAAGACGGATTTAAAAAGCTTATGACTCCTGCTACCATATCCTTTTTCGTAGGTATTATTATGATTCTTTTAGACTTAAAAGTCCCTCCGTTTCTGGCAACTTATATGAAATATCTAGGAGGAATGACAACACCTCTGGCCATGCTCTACTTGGGAACGGCCATATACAGTCTCGGAATAAAATCTTTAAAACCAGATTTTGAAGGTCTGCTAGATCTTATATCCAAGTTTATCATAGCTCCTATAATAGCCCTGGTGCTTATAAAAATTGCCGATGGTTTTTTAACTCTTCCGGTTCTTTTGAAAAAGGTATATTTCATACAGACTACCATGCCTATAATGACCAATGTGGCCATTTTGAGCGGATACTACAATAAAAATCCAGAAGACGCCTCAAAAGTAGTTGGGCTTTCCACCATACTTGTTGTGGTGACTATACCAGTTTATGCTTTCCTTGCAGAGATTCTTTTTTAA
- the efp gene encoding elongation factor P, with protein sequence MKTAQEISSGNIIKIGEEVFIIQKATYNKSGRNSAVVKFKMKNLITGQVKEDVMKAADKLEDIRLDKKTMQFLYEVGGDYNFMDQETFEQIALTADDLGDATNYLKEEMFIDILLYEERPVGVELPNSVEREVTYTEPGLRGDTTGKVLKPATIETGYELSVPLFVNIGDVIRIDTRNGEYLERVNNK encoded by the coding sequence TTGAAAACAGCACAAGAAATTTCATCTGGAAATATCATCAAAATAGGTGAAGAAGTATTTATAATTCAAAAGGCTACTTACAACAAATCAGGGAGAAACTCTGCAGTTGTAAAATTCAAAATGAAAAATCTTATTACAGGTCAGGTAAAAGAAGACGTTATGAAAGCAGCAGATAAGCTTGAAGATATCAGACTTGACAAAAAAACAATGCAATTCTTATATGAAGTTGGAGGAGACTACAACTTTATGGATCAGGAAACTTTTGAGCAGATAGCTCTTACAGCTGATGATTTAGGAGACGCTACGAATTACCTAAAAGAAGAAATGTTCATAGATATCCTGTTATATGAAGAGAGACCTGTAGGTGTAGAACTTCCAAACTCTGTAGAGAGAGAAGTTACTTACACAGAGCCAGGACTAAGAGGAGATACTACTGGAAAGGTTCTAAAGCCTGCTACTATAGAGACTGGATATGAGTTAAGTGTACCACTTTTTGTAAATATCGGAGATGTTATCAGAATCGATACAAGAAATGGTGAGTACTTAGAGAGAGTAAACAATAAATAA